A genomic segment from Pseudomonas sp. S09G 359 encodes:
- a CDS encoding CDP-6-deoxy-delta-3,4-glucoseen reductase encodes MRVTLQPSGAVLELVPGERILEGARRLGYECPQACRNGVCHVCAALLVEGRVQQAGEVRDHGEFYTCIAEPLEDCIVLWDGVLAPGELPLRKLSCQLSECVEVGGDVWRVRLRAPAGKAVRYHAGQYLMIERENGEKSAFSLASAPHAGRELELHVLAREDSARSLLEQLQRNQMARVELPFGDTHLAELPDGPLVLIAAGTGMAQMHSLIEHCRASGFKHPVHLYWGVRRPEDFYQLEHWDQWQQLPNLFLHKVVSDLCGWEGRCGLLHEAVCEDIADLKAVHVYASGSPAMIYGTLDALVEAGMDAHQMRADVFAYAPRP; translated from the coding sequence ATGCGTGTAACCCTGCAACCTTCCGGCGCCGTTTTGGAGCTGGTCCCCGGCGAGCGAATCCTCGAAGGCGCGCGCCGCCTGGGCTACGAATGCCCCCAGGCGTGTCGCAATGGCGTGTGCCACGTGTGTGCGGCGCTGCTGGTGGAGGGCCGGGTGCAGCAAGCCGGCGAGGTGCGCGACCACGGTGAGTTCTACACCTGCATCGCCGAGCCGCTGGAAGATTGCATTGTGTTGTGGGATGGCGTGCTGGCGCCGGGAGAGTTGCCGTTGCGCAAGTTGTCGTGCCAATTGAGTGAGTGTGTGGAGGTCGGTGGCGATGTGTGGCGCGTGCGCTTGCGGGCCCCGGCTGGCAAGGCGGTGCGTTACCACGCCGGGCAATACCTGATGATCGAACGCGAGAACGGCGAGAAATCCGCGTTTTCCCTGGCCTCGGCGCCCCATGCCGGGCGCGAGCTGGAATTGCACGTGCTCGCCCGCGAAGACAGCGCGCGCAGCCTGCTGGAGCAACTGCAGCGCAACCAGATGGCGCGTGTGGAGCTGCCGTTTGGTGACACTCACCTGGCCGAGCTGCCGGACGGCCCGCTCGTGTTGATCGCCGCCGGCACCGGCATGGCGCAGATGCACAGCCTGATCGAACACTGCCGCGCGTCTGGCTTCAAGCACCCGGTGCACCTGTACTGGGGCGTGCGTCGTCCGGAAGATTTCTACCAGCTCGAGCACTGGGACCAATGGCAGCAACTGCCCAACCTGTTCCTGCACAAGGTGGTCAGCGACCTGTGTGGCTGGGAAGGCCGTTGCGGGTTGTTGCATGAAGCCGTGTGCGAAGACATCGCCGACCTCAAGGCCGTGCACGTCTATGCCAGCGGCTCACCGGCGATGATCTACGGCACCCTGGACGCGCTGGTCGAGGCGGGCATGGACGCGCACCAGATGCGCGCCGACGTATTCGCCTACGCACCACGCCCTTAA